Proteins from one Candidatus Methylomirabilota bacterium genomic window:
- a CDS encoding HD domain-containing phosphohydrolase: AALVAALPDDFEGRAMAEGVPLPLAADETGVLLVDVDSDSPELVASPGIRAHDVPVIALAATPPLEAALPSAWYACLRKPVTRPVLERVLAQALDHARLRRESEDTRRQLEELNEIGIRLSAERDVETLLRLILSRAREITHSDAGSIYLVEEPEGAPRRLRFEISQNDSASVPLGGPGPARPAAAHVPISDESIAGHVALTGEIVHLDDAYVPPPGARYHINTGFDKHAGYRTKSMLVVPMKTPSDEVIGVLQLINCKRDHARRFASPEEIEAEALPYPERFKSLAASLASQAAVALQNSRHYESVRALFEGFVSASVSAIEARDPTTSGHSFRVADLTVALAEAADRVSTGPFRSVRFTLDQIREIRYASLLHDFGKVGVREEVLVKAKKLAPLGLELIRQRSEILKRGLELKFLRGKLDSLRGGSGDGFEARADEWDAELAALLAEIDTHMKAVAAANEPTVMPAQTAADLRSIAGRAFVDHLGDRLTVITPAEAEILSIPRGSLTRDEFKQIQSHVLYTYEFLKRIPWTKELRDVPTIARSHHEKLDGSGYPEGWRGAEIPMQSRMMTVSDIFDALTASDRPYKAAVPVDRALDILGQERKAGAIDADILDLFVELKPWEARRGKLGADSRSAR, encoded by the coding sequence CGGCCGCCCTGGTGGCCGCGCTGCCCGATGATTTCGAGGGGCGCGCCATGGCAGAGGGCGTCCCTCTGCCCTTGGCCGCCGACGAAACCGGCGTCCTTCTCGTGGACGTCGACAGCGACTCGCCGGAGCTCGTCGCCTCGCCGGGCATTCGCGCTCACGATGTGCCGGTCATCGCGCTGGCCGCCACGCCGCCTCTCGAGGCCGCGCTGCCCTCCGCGTGGTACGCCTGCCTGCGCAAGCCCGTGACCCGGCCGGTCCTCGAGCGCGTCCTCGCCCAGGCCCTCGACCACGCGCGCCTGCGCCGTGAGTCCGAGGACACGCGGCGACAGCTCGAGGAGCTCAACGAAATCGGCATCCGGCTCTCCGCCGAGCGGGACGTGGAGACGCTGCTGCGTCTCATTCTCTCGAGAGCGCGCGAGATCACGCACAGCGACGCCGGCTCGATCTATCTCGTGGAGGAGCCGGAAGGCGCCCCGCGACGCCTGCGCTTCGAGATCTCTCAGAACGACTCCGCGTCCGTCCCGCTCGGTGGGCCGGGCCCGGCCAGGCCGGCTGCGGCTCACGTGCCCATCAGCGACGAGAGCATCGCCGGCCACGTCGCCTTGACGGGAGAGATCGTCCACCTGGACGACGCCTATGTGCCGCCCCCCGGCGCGCGCTACCACATCAATACCGGCTTCGACAAGCACGCGGGCTACCGCACCAAGTCCATGCTCGTGGTGCCCATGAAGACTCCCTCAGACGAAGTCATCGGCGTGCTCCAGCTCATCAACTGCAAGCGTGACCACGCGCGGCGGTTCGCCTCCCCCGAAGAGATCGAGGCCGAAGCCCTGCCATATCCCGAGCGCTTCAAGAGCCTGGCCGCCTCCCTCGCCTCGCAGGCGGCGGTGGCCCTCCAGAACAGCCGGCACTACGAAAGCGTGCGCGCCCTCTTCGAGGGCTTTGTCAGCGCCTCCGTCAGCGCCATCGAGGCGCGGGACCCCACGACCTCGGGCCACTCCTTCCGCGTCGCCGATCTGACCGTGGCCCTGGCCGAAGCCGCTGACCGCGTCTCCACGGGCCCCTTCCGGAGCGTCCGCTTCACCCTCGACCAGATCCGCGAGATCCGCTATGCCTCGCTCCTCCACGACTTCGGCAAGGTCGGCGTGCGCGAGGAGGTCCTCGTCAAGGCCAAGAAGCTGGCCCCCCTGGGTCTCGAGCTGATCCGCCAGCGCTCCGAGATCCTGAAGCGCGGGCTGGAGCTCAAGTTCCTGCGCGGCAAGCTCGACTCCCTCCGAGGCGGGAGCGGTGACGGCTTCGAGGCCCGGGCCGACGAGTGGGACGCCGAGCTGGCCGCGCTCCTGGCGGAAATCGACACGCACATGAAGGCGGTGGCCGCCGCGAACGAGCCCACGGTCATGCCGGCCCAGACCGCGGCAGACCTTCGGAGCATCGCGGGCCGCGCCTTCGTGGACCACCTGGGTGACCGCCTGACCGTCATCACGCCCGCCGAGGCGGAGATCCTTTCGATCCCGCGCGGGAGCCTCACCCGGGATGAGTTCAAGCAGATCCAGTCGCATGTGCTCTACACCTACGAGTTCCTCAAGCGCATCCCGTGGACGAAGGAGCTGCGGGATGTGCCGACCATCGCCCGCTCCCATCACGAGAAGCTTGACGGCTCGGGCTATCCCGAAGGCTGGCGCGGCGCCGAGATCCCCATGCAGTCCCGGATGATGACCGTGTCGGACATCTTTGACGCGCTGACGGCGAGCGACCGGCCCTACAAGGCCGCCGTGCCGGTCGACCGCGCGCTGGACATTCTCGGTCAGGAGCGCAAGGCCGGCGCCATCGATGCCGACATCCTCGATCTTTTCGTCGAGTTGAAACCCTGGGAGGCGAGAAGGGGCAAGCTCGGGGCGGACAGTCGCTCCGCGCGCTGA